The following are from one region of the Chloracidobacterium sp. genome:
- a CDS encoding VCBS repeat-containing protein, which produces MERTRSIGSISIAVFVIAMATAVASAQQLKPTEIVYSRMPTNIFTSPTGANSPTIWVVGQDGSNDRFITSGTMPRISDDGRFLLFKRFSLTSHFDPFWIYPEFFVRDLSTGQETLIIPASFDDVSGGHFFSPASNQGNHEIVYNAITCLSRINRDGTNRLRFPCADANHNDKFPAIRRGGDQLIAFSNNLITPGVGGLYTVEISSSNRQKISNTTCRDFHPAWSNDNEFIAFGTISVNCDNNFPAISTYPYWVSNLVKIKPDGSGRQTLTNYPLNQDCTQTAANCFTLGYVWTENNSKVIAAGRINGVKGIFAVNADGSGAFSQIPISPGNAPDFVGGIVQPRVEQHVVSIAGGVAASGNYTLVSTIGEPIAGITSTGGPFSFESGFWAAPFASRRSPFDFDGDGKTDVGIFRPGAAEWWYRRSSDGQVPALQFGTSTDAIAPVDYTGDGKSDVAFFRPTTGEWFILRSEDGSFYSFPFGGAGDTPVPADYDGDGKGDVAVFRSTNNTWYIQRSSDLGVSIITFGASGDLPVTADYDGDGKSDIGIFRPAGRMVVSAVV; this is translated from the coding sequence ATGGAACGCACGCGATCGATCGGAAGTATATCTATTGCCGTATTCGTCATTGCAATGGCAACTGCTGTCGCTTCTGCTCAACAGCTAAAACCGACGGAGATCGTCTACAGCCGGATGCCGACGAATATTTTTACATCGCCGACGGGCGCCAACTCTCCCACTATCTGGGTTGTCGGTCAAGACGGCTCGAACGACCGTTTTATCACCAGCGGGACGATGCCGCGAATCTCGGACGATGGCCGCTTCCTCTTGTTCAAACGCTTCTCGCTAACTTCCCACTTCGATCCCTTTTGGATCTATCCGGAGTTCTTTGTTCGAGACCTTTCGACCGGGCAAGAAACTTTGATCATCCCAGCTAGTTTCGATGACGTCTCGGGCGGTCACTTTTTTTCGCCGGCAAGCAATCAGGGCAATCACGAAATTGTGTACAACGCTATTACTTGCTTGAGCAGGATCAACCGCGACGGTACGAATCGCCTGCGGTTTCCATGCGCGGACGCGAACCATAATGATAAGTTTCCCGCCATCCGGCGCGGTGGCGACCAGCTCATCGCATTCAGCAACAACCTCATCACGCCGGGAGTGGGCGGGCTCTACACTGTCGAGATATCCAGTTCCAATCGTCAGAAGATTTCGAACACCACATGTCGCGACTTTCATCCGGCGTGGTCGAATGACAATGAGTTCATTGCGTTCGGCACGATCTCCGTGAACTGCGACAACAACTTTCCGGCCATCTCCACGTATCCTTACTGGGTCTCGAACCTCGTAAAGATCAAACCCGACGGCTCGGGCCGCCAGACGCTGACAAACTATCCGTTGAATCAGGATTGCACGCAGACGGCCGCGAATTGCTTCACGCTCGGCTACGTGTGGACCGAGAACAATTCGAAGGTCATCGCCGCCGGGCGTATCAACGGGGTGAAAGGCATCTTCGCCGTTAACGCTGACGGCAGCGGCGCGTTCTCGCAAATTCCCATCTCGCCAGGAAACGCACCTGATTTTGTCGGCGGCATCGTGCAGCCGCGTGTCGAGCAGCACGTGGTTTCGATCGCTGGCGGAGTAGCGGCAAGTGGAAACTATACGCTTGTTTCGACTATTGGGGAGCCGATCGCGGGAATCACTTCGACGGGCGGTCCGTTTAGCTTCGAAAGCGGTTTTTGGGCAGCACCGTTCGCGTCACGTCGATCGCCGTTCGACTTTGACGGAGACGGGAAGACGGATGTAGGGATCTTTCGTCCGGGGGCGGCTGAGTGGTGGTATCGGAGAAGCTCTGACGGACAGGTTCCGGCACTTCAGTTCGGCACGTCGACGGATGCGATCGCACCGGTCGATTACACCGGCGACGGAAAGTCGGATGTGGCGTTCTTCCGTCCGACCACGGGTGAGTGGTTCATCCTGAGATCTGAGGACGGCTCGTTCTATTCTTTCCCGTTCGGCGGAGCGGGCGACACACCCGTCCCGGCCGACTACGACGGCGACGGCAAGGGCGATGTCGCGGTCTTCCGTTCGACCAACAACACATGGTACATCCAGCGTTCGTCCGACCTCGGGGTCTCGATCATCACCTTTGGAGCCTCGGGCGACCTGCCGGTGACGGCCGACTATGACGGCGACGGCAAATCGGACATCGGCATCTTTCGTCCGGCCGGGCGAATGGTGGTATCTGCGGTCGTCTGA
- a CDS encoding VCBS repeat-containing protein, whose amino-acid sequence MTATANRTSASFVRPGEWWYLRSSDGGNRAFQFGTSTDKTVVGDYTGDGKADAAFFRPTTGEWFILRSEDGSFYSFPFGGAGDTPVPGDYDGDGKTDAAVFRPSSATWFMLGSTSGTQIIPFGAATDRPIPNAFVR is encoded by the coding sequence ATGACGGCGACGGCAAATCGGACATCGGCATCTTTCGTCCGGCCGGGCGAATGGTGGTATCTGCGGTCGTCTGACGGCGGCAACCGTGCTTTCCAGTTCGGGACATCGACCGACAAGACGGTGGTCGGCGACTACACCGGAGACGGCAAGGCAGACGCTGCGTTCTTCAGGCCGACCACGGGTGAATGGTTCATCCTGAGATCGGAGGACGGCTCGTTCTACTCGTTCCCGTTCGGCGGAGCAGGCGACACGCCGGTTCCCGGCGACTACGACGGCGACGGCAAGACGGACGCCGCGGTCTTCAGGCCGTCATCGGCGACGTGGTTCATGCTCGGCTCGACCTCGGGCACGCAGATCATCCCGTTCGGTGCCGCCACCGACCGCCCCATCCCGAATGCGTTCGTCAGATAA
- a CDS encoding 1-acyl-sn-glycerol-3-phosphate acyltransferase — MSDHEQQDIALAIRENQKLVFPVHESNKSRLSGKLRYWWSWFVAGFLLLILGVPSLIVLGIINKKMWLYPIARWGAGMWLKACGAKVAVKGSENVADDESYVFVSNHRSYLDTATLFFFTGHKMGLVAKKELLKAPVLGQGMHYVKIFAIDRSNPESARRSMEKARKVMEEGFSFGVFAEGTRAMPGELLPFKKGAFHLALQTEARIIPVAITQTDWMMGKRTGVAYAGTIEMSLLPPVETKGRELMDILNETRAAIAREMAGQAK, encoded by the coding sequence ATGTCTGATCATGAGCAGCAAGATATCGCCTTGGCGATCCGAGAGAATCAAAAGCTTGTTTTTCCTGTTCACGAGTCTAACAAATCCCGTTTGTCGGGCAAACTGCGATATTGGTGGAGCTGGTTCGTCGCCGGCTTTTTGCTTCTTATCCTTGGCGTCCCGTCGCTGATCGTTCTCGGAATCATCAACAAAAAGATGTGGCTTTACCCGATCGCCCGCTGGGGAGCCGGGATGTGGCTGAAAGCTTGCGGCGCGAAGGTCGCCGTGAAGGGCAGCGAAAACGTCGCGGACGACGAATCGTACGTCTTTGTCTCCAATCATCGGTCTTATCTCGATACGGCAACGCTCTTTTTTTTCACCGGCCACAAGATGGGCCTCGTCGCAAAAAAGGAGCTGCTAAAGGCGCCGGTGCTCGGCCAGGGGATGCATTACGTCAAGATATTTGCCATTGACCGCTCAAACCCCGAGAGCGCGAGGCGATCGATGGAAAAGGCACGCAAGGTGATGGAAGAGGGCTTTTCCTTTGGCGTGTTTGCCGAGGGCACGCGGGCAATGCCCGGCGAGCTTCTGCCGTTCAAAAAAGGTGCGTTCCATCTCGCGCTTCAGACCGAGGCCCGCATCATCCCGGTCGCGATCACGCAGACCGATTGGATGATGGGCAAGCGCACCGGCGTCGCTTATGCCGGCACGATCGAGATGTCGCTGCTCCCGCCGGTCGAAACAAAGGGCCGCGAGCTGATGGATATCCTCAACGAAACGCGGGCCGCGATCGCACGCGAAATGGCCGGTCAGGCAAAATAA